One region of Trinickia violacea genomic DNA includes:
- a CDS encoding sigma-54-dependent transcriptional regulator, whose amino-acid sequence MPHVLIVDDDPNTRDALAEIIGADGLTTATAGDLREARIQLVRQTPDVVFTDLKLPDGSGVDLFEDLDPRSGVEIIVITGHATVESAVSALKMGAADYLVKPVNLQRVKAILERLPRAGDLKAQIGTLRGELRRMGRFGLMLGSSPAMQEVYDQIGRVAPTAASVLLVGESGTGKEVAAQTLHELSLRRKHAFLAVNCGAISPNLIESEMFGHERGSFTGADRQHKGYFERANGGTLFLDEITEMPAELQVKLLRVLETGVFMRVGTTKEIETDVRVIAATNRDPEEAVLEGKLRLDLYHRLNVFPISLPPLRDRGSDVGLLAQAFLGELDERHGTKKQFPSAVREMMSSYPWPGNVRELKNYVQRAYIMASPGSDTTATVPLQISLSKPSTGTAVTIPFGTSLADADRQLILATLEQCGGVKTRAAEILGISLKTLYNRLVEYGDDANKAAAAREAGEASAAAGEAGTPGASV is encoded by the coding sequence ATGCCTCATGTACTGATTGTCGACGACGACCCGAACACCCGCGACGCGCTCGCGGAGATCATCGGCGCGGACGGTCTGACGACGGCTACCGCGGGCGACCTGCGCGAAGCGCGCATCCAGCTCGTGCGGCAGACGCCGGATGTCGTGTTCACCGATCTAAAGCTGCCGGACGGCAGCGGGGTCGATCTGTTCGAAGATCTCGATCCGCGCTCGGGCGTCGAGATCATCGTCATCACCGGCCACGCGACCGTGGAATCCGCGGTCAGCGCGCTGAAAATGGGCGCGGCCGACTACCTCGTCAAGCCGGTCAACCTGCAGCGCGTGAAGGCGATTCTCGAGCGCCTGCCGCGCGCGGGCGACCTCAAGGCGCAGATCGGCACGCTGCGCGGCGAGCTGCGCAGGATGGGGCGCTTCGGCTTGATGCTCGGCAGCTCGCCCGCGATGCAGGAGGTCTATGACCAGATCGGCCGCGTCGCGCCGACGGCGGCCTCGGTGCTGCTCGTGGGCGAATCGGGCACCGGCAAGGAGGTCGCCGCGCAGACCCTGCACGAGCTGAGCCTGCGCCGCAAGCACGCGTTTCTCGCGGTCAACTGCGGCGCGATCTCGCCGAACCTGATCGAATCGGAGATGTTCGGCCACGAGCGCGGCTCGTTTACCGGCGCGGATCGTCAGCACAAGGGCTATTTCGAGCGGGCGAACGGCGGCACGCTCTTTCTCGACGAAATCACCGAGATGCCCGCCGAGCTGCAGGTCAAGCTGTTGCGCGTGCTGGAGACGGGCGTCTTCATGCGCGTGGGCACGACCAAGGAGATCGAGACCGACGTGCGCGTGATCGCCGCGACCAACCGCGATCCGGAAGAGGCGGTGCTCGAAGGCAAGCTGCGTCTCGATCTCTATCACCGGCTCAACGTGTTTCCGATCAGCCTGCCGCCGCTGCGCGATCGCGGCAGCGATGTCGGCCTCCTCGCGCAGGCGTTTCTCGGCGAGCTCGATGAGCGCCACGGCACGAAGAAGCAGTTTCCGTCGGCCGTGAGGGAGATGATGTCGTCGTATCCGTGGCCCGGGAACGTGCGCGAGCTGAAGAACTACGTGCAGCGCGCGTACATCATGGCAAGCCCCGGTTCCGATACCACGGCGACCGTGCCGCTGCAGATCTCGCTGTCGAAGCCGTCGACCGGCACTGCCGTCACGATTCCGTTCGGCACGTCGCTCGCCGACGCGGACCGGCAACTGATCCTCGCGACGCTCGAGCAGTGCGGCGGCGTGAAAACGCGCGCAGCGGAGATCCTCGGCATCAGCTTGAAGACGCTCTACAACCGGCTCGTCGAATACGGCGACGACGCGAACAAGGCTGCGGCGGCACGAGAGGCCGGCGAGGCGTCGGCGGCCGCGGGCGAGGCGGGTACGCCGGGGGCATCGGTGTAA